In the genome of Brachypodium distachyon strain Bd21 chromosome 3, Brachypodium_distachyon_v3.0, whole genome shotgun sequence, the window TATAAAATCAAACCTGCTTTTTTCTGCTCGGAGATAATGAATTCTTTCTCCTTCAGGTTGTAATGGGCTTGTTTTAAATCCTCTTTTGTCGTGGACAGTAGGTTGCCTGTATGCTCCAGGCTTTTCTATAACAGGACAGGTTATTAATCTTACAGTATAAATATCAATAAATGCGTATAACTAACAAGGAAAATATGATGTACCTCTGTAGCTTCAAGCTTTTTGCTCAAATCAGCAGAATGCTGAAGCTCAGAATTGTAGTTTTCTTGCAGATCACTGATTTGCTGAAAAGAAAGCAACATATTGATTCAGACAAGTAATAAATATAAAAGATTGAGTACTTCACCACCAGAGTACTTAACGAACCTTTTGGTTTGCTTCCAAAGAAGCGGTCATGTGCTCAATTTGATCAGCCATGCCCTTCCAGAAGAAACATAGGAAACTATCATAAAAAATGCTTTCtaacaaaatcacaaataGTTACGAAGTTATGTTTTTTATATGAGTTCATGCTAGTATTTGGGGTGCCAGATACTACCTACCTTCCTCTCATTCTCCTCTTGCTGATACCTGTCTTTTGGAATGTACACTCCAACTTTTTCGCGTGCAGCGTAGACCTCTGGGAAGAAGTCAATACATGTAAGGTTATCCTGTAACCATCCAAATAACATAGAACTGTATGTAGGTTCATTAGGTACCTGCTTTAAGCCGGTCGATTTCTCCATAGAGATCTTTGATTAATGTTGATTTCATCATTTTTTGGTTAACCTGTAATATAGAGAAATATCAGCAACTGAGCAGATGTGACCAAGTGAAATTATGCTGACATACCCAAAACTGAGTTTATGCTGATGAAACATCGACTCTGAAAAACAAGAGATAATGATGCCAAAGTACCTCTGGCCTGTTCTTAATGCTCTTTGCCCGGTGTGCATAATCCAATGTACTCAGTGTCTCCTCGAGACAATGTACTGAAGGAGAAACAGTAGCAATAATGCAAGTTTTTGTTCTCCCTCCCAGTGAATCACGAAGCAACCTTGTGAGCTTACTGTCTCTGAAAAGCAAAGAAAGCGTAAATCAATgtaagaaagatgaattactGCATGCAAGGATCCTTGAACCACTTGGCTTACCTGTAAGGAACATGTCCAAGGTGCTCAACCAATGCCGTGATGACACGGCCTAAAGTAAGCAAGCTTTTGTTTATTTCACCAGCCTCTCTCGCTCGGCCCTACAATCAAGAAAACATGACATAACATAAGATTACCATAGAATTGAGAACAGAtttgatggtgaccaagtgAAACAGTAACATCAAAGCTAAATTATATTGCAAGATGTACCTCCCGAGCTCCAGAACGAGAGATATTCTCAGACCCAGCCAGATCAACCAGATTTAACTTCCCACATTTTATCAGCTCTTCTCCTTCAGGGGTTGCCTCTTTTATGTGAATGGTGATTGAGAAAAGCGAGTGTGAACGACTGAAAAAGTATAGATGATAATAAGCACTTAAGTTTGTTTAATTGttacagaatttttttgagaTAAAGTATAGATAATAATAAGCACTTAGGTTTGTGTAAGTGTTACAAATTAACAGAAGGAGTGAGATTGAACCTTGATTGCTTGTTCAAAAGGGTCTCTGCTGTGCGGCGCTTGGCGGATCCTCTTTCCAAAAGAGAGAATATTTCACCAGCATTGGTAACTATTTCTTCCTCCAAACCTCTCACAAGCACCCCTCCTTTCCCATCCTCCATAAGAGGCAAAGGCTTTTTCTGCCGCTCTTCCAGAGCAACCTTAGATATCTCCTCTGGTGCAAGAAGATCAGTGATTTCCTCATTGTACAGCTCCAGAAATGTGACCTTAACACTGTACTCGGTGTTCTGCCTCTCCAATGCATCAAATATCTGCTTAACGGCTCTAGGTATGACCCCAGCATCTGAAGGTAACTGCCCCTTGGGCCCACTCTGCAAGCATTTTAAGCACAAGATATACCAAACCACTGAGTAAATCCCAACCTGGGCATAATGAAAAACAGTTGACAAGACAGCAAGAGAAGATAAGCTTGCCTTAGCTCTGCGGCACTCTCCTTCCATTGTATACGTCTTCCCCGTGCCGGTCTGGCCATAGGCAAAGATGGTGCAGTTGAACCCTTCCAGCACCTCGTTCACAATAGGAATGATGGCTTGGTCATACAGGTCTCGCTGCTTAGCTGTCGGCCCGAACACCTGCAAACgcaaacaaaaacagaaggGTGTGTCTTCGTGTTACACCTCTGCACTGAACAAGCAAAAGCTGAGACGGAATGCAGGCCCTCAGGCACCCCCCACAAGTATCAGCAGTTAGTTCAGAATAATTACATAGACTAGAGCTACTCAAAATATTGACAGGGCAGTTAGTTCGGAATAATTGCATATACTAGAGCTATTCAAAATATTGACAGGGGCGTGGACATCGTCAATTCTCCAGATTTATTAGGTGAAATGCACGGGAAAAATGCAGCTTGTGTAATTGGCACAAGTGCTCCAGATTTATCATGTGAAATGTGGCCGTTCCAATTCGCAACCCAGGCGAGTCAAGCTGCAGATTCAGCTTGTTCAGATGCAAACACCGCTAGCTGGAAGGAACTAGCACCAGGCAATCAAAGAGCACTGGGGTGGCTGAACCGCCGCCCCGGCGACCACAGAAATGCGGACGtgaagagggagaggggaagTGGCGACCTTGTCGAAGGTGAAGACCCTGTCGATCTGCTTCCCGGCGATGGTCTGCGTGACGGCCACCTCCCGCTGGTAGTCGTTGCAGGTGACCACCTGCGGCGCGTTGCTCCTGAGCTCGTCGTCGCTGAAGGGCCTGAGCACGCACGCACGAGAAGGGGAGGCGGCTGTTAGGTCTGCGGATCTGAGCCGGCGAGTCAGTCCCGCGACGCGGAGAGGTGGGGGACCTACCTGCAGCGGAGGAGCACCTGCACGTTCACCGCCTTCTCCTTGTCCACCCGCGACATGGCggcggatgcggcggcggcggcggcggcggcgggattccGAGAATCTCTTCCCGTTGGGCGGTGGGGGAGCGGGGGTTGGGGATGGGGTTCGGAGACGAGAGGGGgagaattcaaaattttgggaGTGTGAGATGCGGGGCGCGTCGCGTGGGTTCCTTCCTTTATGCACGCTTTGCCGTGGGAATGGGACCTCTAATGGCCAACTGGGCTTGGGCTCTAAACCATACGGCCCGTCCATCAGGCTTTTTCTGTCCCTGCCTTCTCCTGCTGCTACTGGGAATGGATAGTGTTGAGTGTTAACTTTTCTTCGAAGAATCCccccgaaaaaaaaacatttcgtAGAAGAAAGGGATAAAAAGAACTTTTcttagaagaaagaaaaagcatGACCTTTGTCCCCATGAGTGTAACATCTTGTGCCAGAATGATAAGCCTGACCAATAGTCATACAGAACACTGCCTCTGTTACAAGGCCCTGCATATCGTTGTCACTCCTTTGCGCCACTGTTCTGCGAACAACAGACGGTAAATGCATTCGCAAATCATTCGTGCTGGACTACCAAAGGCACAGACTGTCTCAGAACACAGCAACAGTCAAGCCAACCTCTACACGATCATCGCTGGCTATTGTCTGATGGATTCACACCGTGTTAACAAGTATACCGCTCCAGAAAAAgatcgacgaggaggagcaagcAGAAAGGACTGTAAAAAGGGAAGATGAAAGCACAATAATCTTCGGTGCTCAAGGCAGGCCTATGGTTAAATAAGAGAATCCGAACAAGGGCCAAACAGTCTTGTTGTGGTACTTCAGAATGTACATCGGAGCGGTGTCCCCTTCTTTGACAGAGCTTATACAAGTATTCCAGATATCTAACAGCATACAACGACATGAGAACAGTCCAGAGGGGCATTTCAGCTGTGCGCACAACATACTGGCAGCACGATTATATGGACATGGCGAGGTAAACTGGTCGAGTGCgcagaagagaaaaaaaaaaaggctttcGACACTCTAGCACTTGAAGCCCTTGCAAACCATCAACCAGAGGATGAGGATCAGAAATGCGACGCCACCGCCCACCATAAGCTTGAACCTCAGGTTCTGAAGCCACATCTTACGCCTCAGCTCTCTGCCATGCCTGTGGAAGCTGTCGGCCTGAGGCAAGTTTAATAAAACGTCCATCAGTGAAAGTTGCTTCCAAGTTGTAACAAAAACAGGATTATTCCAACACACAGGATACAGGTATCCTGGACTCATTACATGCATACCTGGGACTGTAAGTTTTCGGTCTTGCCCACCAAGAGTTCAATCTTCTCACCACGATCCAATATCTAAGCAATGTCCAGCACAGTCAGAGTAAACTCGATTAGATGAAAGAtggcaaacaaaaaataaaataaataactgTTGAATTGACGACTTCAATTAAATGATATGATGTTTCTGGCTATAAGTTGCACTTCGCATAGCTTGTTTTGTTGCAAAAATGGTAACTTCATCAGGCACTAGACTTAGATTTCTGCATAACTACAGCTAATCATATATGCTCCGGGATATTGCAATTTACTAGCAGAGTGAAAACTTCTGGAACAAAAGTTACACAGCCATCCAATAAATTCATATAAAAAATCGGTGGATAAAGCGAAAGAATACAGTAGCACGGATGACATCACAGAGCAATGGCAGTTGTGTTAAACTATGCATTCCTTGAAAGGAAGTGGTGTATCTTGAATGAACAATACAGGTTTTACAAGATCTAATAGTCGCTTGTTCAAATTGTACCAAATCTCACCACTACATGTTTATGGCCTAGTTTAAAAGTACTTATTTGCATGTGAATGCGCATAAACTCTGGCACAGAGTAATAGGTCTACACCAAGCGCCACGTTACTATTAAGTTAACTTTCAACCATCAAAGGAGATTTGCAGTGTTAACATGTgctaaaaatatcaaataacaTGTTTATATTGCAGTATTGAACCCATGTTGAACAAAGTGCACATGACAGACTGATAGTCGACAGATGCGTTGATGGCTTTACACTTGACTTAAACAGAATAAATAAAGCAtatttcagaagaagaaaaaaagattgagAGAACTGAGAAACCTCACTCAGACAGTGCTTATTTCTGGAAACAGCATGTTCATTCGAATACATACCTTCTCAATGTTGTCCATCATGATCCCTTTGACCTCTGACAGATGCGATTTCACTTTGGAGAGCTTGCTAATTTCCTCTGGATGATTAATGCAATACTGCATATGATCCTTTAGCCTTGGACTATCCaggagaaaagaagaggaCTAATAAGAAACACTTCCATGGTAACAAGAAACCAGAGTACAATAACCCAACAAGGAACAATTCCATACCCGAATTCCCTGTCAAGATTGTAGGCAATGCTAAACCTGTCCTCAAACAGGAAGTCATCCTCATCTGCATCATCAGCCAGTGGGTGTTGCCCCTCCTCATCAATGCTTGACCCATACCGCTGCATGAAGTCTTCCTTAACCCGCTCTAGGAACACAAACGGCACGCTCCTCCCCACAGCCTCTTCAGCCACCACAAGGAACACTGCACACAGCATATGCCGGGATACATCAGGTCAATTCATCAGGTTCGCAGCACAGTGGCGGCCTGCCGTGATCTCGACAATCAATCAGGCGCACGGCCACGtgaaccaaaacaaaacaaaagagggGGTAACCGGGAAGCGTACCGAAACCGCGGTCGACGAGGAAGTTGAAGGTGTGGCCATCGCAGGAGTAGGTGGACCTGGTGCTGTTGGAGGGCAGCTTCTGGAGGCACTGCACCGCGATGGTGCTGAAGTTGCCCGAGAAGGCGGTGTGCTCGGCCAGCACCACGGAGCCCTTGGCCACGAAGCTGTATATCAGCGTCTGCTTGCTGCTGCCACCGTTCATcgcggcgtcctcctcctctgcctcggCCTCCCGAATTCAATCAATCAAAGCCGCTAACAAAACCCTAATAATCCCCAACAAAAACACAGGAATCAGCACACCGATCGGCGACAGTAGAGCTGGGAAATCTGGTGCGGCGTGTGTGCTGCCCGGCGGAAAAGTAAGTAACCTCGATTGATCCAAATTAATACCAGAGAGTTTGaaacagaacaaaaataaatacagcAATAAATTAACAAGCACACGCGGCGCATGCCACGCACGCCAGGAGGGGATTGATTGAGAACCGGGGATGCTGGGGACTTGGAAAGAGTCGGTGATTCGGAAAGGGGTAAGAATCGTTTAATTTGAACTCATAATCGGATCGGATCTCGGCCACAGAACTCAGAAACGAAACCGGAGGCGGACGGGGAGAGCGTGGAGCTTGGAcgggggggaggggagggtgAGGGCCTCGAACCTTGTGGAAGCGCTGGCTGGCGTCGTCTCCGGCGGGGTTGTTCTCCTTGTCCTCGTCGCGGTGAGGCGACGGTGAATGTAAATCGATCGGAGAGGGGAGGTGGTTGCGGGTCGGTCTCGTGAATAGTCTTGTTGCGTTAGCGTGGCGTTGCCTTAGCTGCGAGTTAATCCTAATCCAAGGCTCATTTATGAAGTTACAGGTTTGCCCTTGGGAGGGAACCCAAGGCCGGAGATTGTTACAGGGGTACACACGGCAAAGACGAGCTGTAGCATTTTTATGCACGTGGAACATTATAAATTTCTCTATGCAGGCCTGCAGCCCAGAACAACAAAATcgtgcttcttctttttattttcgTTCTGggtgctgccgcggcagccaaAATAGCCTCACTCTCTTCTTCGTTTTCTATTTCTGTGTTCATCATCAACCAGAATATACTGACATACCAACATCATATGAGTCTTCATCGGAAACAACAAAGCCAGGCAATAATTAGGCAAACAAGCCACATGTATGATTCCATTCAAATAAGGGCAAAGTGTAGGACAACACAGGCCCATTTTAACATCACATCATCCAGCACAGGTAGCATCACCATCATGAAACTCACAAGAAAAGGTACACATTTTGGTGATATAATACCGTTACAGATGGCTTCCCAAGGCTGCTAATGTTGTTATTAGTCTGAATCatgcctcctcttcttctgcttGTCCTTGCCGCGGCGCTTCTCCCTGTCCTCCGGGTCATGCCAGCTACCGCGGTTACTCTCGTGCCTTTCTCGCCTCCTCTCCTTGCCTCCTGAGTGCTCTCCCCGCCTCCGCTCCTTGcctttctcctctctcctctcctcgccgcgccgcctttTCCCCTTCCTGTCATCATCCTCGGAATCTTCATGCTTCGTCGCCCGTGGAGGGGAAAATTCAATCTGGTCAGGCTTCATTTCAGAGGCGTCGAGATTAGGAGAGCTCGGTTCTTCCTCATTCTGAGGACCCCTGTAGTCATGCAGATAACATGTGTGTTTGGATTAGTAAAGTTGTTACGAAGCCTTGACAGAGAATAATATTGTGCCATATTCCAAGGGGTGATAAAAATGTCATCACACAAACTTACTTGTATAAGCCTAATCCTTGCACTTGTGCTGCTTCAGCATGCCCTGCTCCCATATCCTCTGCAGTTGACCCTCTCTTTATTAGCTCCGCATACTCATGCTTATCTAAACGATTGCCTTTAGGTTGACTGCTACGCTTGGGAGCTAAGCCAAGTGCCTCACGCATGGCctgttcctcctcttccttcacTCTCCTGATTTCTTCCTTCATGGCATCTTCCGAGTCAGATTTCTTGTCTCTTGTATACCATAATAGGTCCTTCCCTGTCAGAGATAGCCACAGTTGATCATTAATACATAAATCTCAGGCCTTCAGAAATCAATGCAAGAAGCATTTCCATTCCAGACCACTTTGAATACAAGCCCATGAAGATACTTGTGCAAGCCCAATCCTAAGATACAAGTAAAGACTTTGCTAGTTGCTACTACCAAAAAGTTGGTCACTTACGGCCAAAGGGCAAAGAAAGTGTTTGTATTTTACAAATACAGAGCATAGCAATTGGTTAAAAAAAGAGTCATTACGAAGTTGGCACACCGATCTATACATACTTCCATGCCTACTTCTTGGCAATGAACTGTCAGGTTGAATGATATGTGCTATGTAAATTCTTAACTCTAATTGGGCCTGGAATCAATTAACTAAAGACAGATGAGCTTGAATTTTCTTGAGAGAGAGTAGGTATGCTGACTTATCTCAATTAAACAATGCATTTATGGACTTATCTCAATTGTAAAAAGCACAGTCAATTCAGAACGCTAGTCCATGAGTTATTAAGTGCAGTTTGGATTAAAGCAAGAAGAATGAGTGCACACAACAGACAGGGAGCTAATGGCAAACTAAAACATTTCACAGCTATGGACAAGGTTGAGCAGGAAAAGATAGGAAGCGGCATGAAGTTCAAGAGCAGTTTATTGGAAAcatttcacataagaaatcaATATTGCATCTATCATATAACAAGGTTGGGTCCTTACCTTTCTGCCATCTACCAACAGGAGCCTTAACACTGTGACCAAGGTAATTCTCCCGATGCTTGTCAACCTTAACATCGTCCCATTTGAATTCTGTAGGAATAAAGAAGGGATAACTTATGTTGACTGCCATATGATAACAAGGTTAGAATGTTAAGTACTTCTAGCAAAAACAAGTGATCAAAGGTAGATTTGTTCAACTCATGCAATACTTGTAGTTCAGAGGCTTCAAAGAAACAAATTAAGCAACACAAGCGCGAACGGGGAACTACTGGACTTGTATGTTCATCCTTTGCACTTAACAGTACAA includes:
- the LOC100826157 gene encoding vesicle-associated membrane protein 727; its protein translation is MNGGSSKQTLIYSFVAKGSVVLAEHTAFSGNFSTIAVQCLQKLPSNSTRSTYSCDGHTFNFLVDRGFVFLVVAEEAVGRSVPFVFLERVKEDFMQRYGSSIDEEGQHPLADDADEDDFLFEDRFSIAYNLDREFGPRLKDHMQYCINHPEEISKLSKVKSHLSEVKGIMMDNIEKILDRGEKIELLVGKTENLQSQADSFHRHGRELRRKMWLQNLRFKLMVGGGVAFLILILWLMVCKGFKC
- the LOC100826467 gene encoding multiple myeloma tumor-associated protein 2 homolog — its product is MYHPTRGGVRGGRDQFKWDDVKVDKHRENYLGHSVKAPVGRWQKGKDLLWYTRDKKSDSEDAMKEEIRRVKEEEEQAMREALGLAPKRSSQPKGNRLDKHEYAELIKRGSTAEDMGAGHAEAAQVQGLGLYKGPQNEEEPSSPNLDASEMKPDQIEFSPPRATKHEDSEDDDRKGKRRRGEERREEKGKERRRGEHSGGKERRRERHESNRGSWHDPEDREKRRGKDKQKKRRHDSD